In Gaiella occulta, the following are encoded in one genomic region:
- the hisH gene encoding imidazole glycerol phosphate synthase subunit HisH has translation MKVVLADYGAGNLRSVVSALRRAGAAPEITIDPSAVREAPLAIIAGVGHVASAARGLAAVGLDDALRERVSLGRPVLGICLGMQILFEESEEGGAGLGLLAGPVRRLRARRIPHMGWNTLQAARETALLAGVDGQDVYFAHSFAAVPSDPGLAAATVDHDGAVVAAVESGPLAGVQFHPERSGATGARVLENALAWSRSV, from the coding sequence ATGAAGGTCGTCCTCGCCGACTACGGCGCCGGCAACCTGCGCTCTGTCGTCTCGGCGCTGCGCCGTGCCGGTGCCGCGCCCGAGATCACCATCGACCCGTCCGCCGTCCGCGAGGCGCCGCTTGCGATCATCGCCGGCGTCGGCCACGTCGCGAGCGCGGCGCGCGGCCTCGCCGCCGTCGGCCTCGACGATGCGCTGCGCGAGCGCGTCTCCCTCGGCAGGCCGGTACTCGGCATCTGTCTCGGCATGCAGATCCTGTTCGAGGAGAGCGAGGAGGGCGGCGCCGGCCTCGGCCTGCTCGCCGGCCCGGTGCGCCGCCTGCGCGCGCGCCGCATCCCGCACATGGGCTGGAACACGCTGCAGGCGGCGCGCGAGACGGCCTTGCTCGCGGGCGTCGACGGGCAGGACGTCTACTTCGCCCACAGCTTTGCCGCCGTCCCCTCGGATCCGGGGCTCGCGGCTGCGACCGTCGATCACGACGGCGCCGTCGTCGCCGCCGTCGAGTCGGGCCCGCTCGCCGGCGTCCAGTTCCACCCCGAGCGGAGCGGCGCAACCGGTGCCCGCGTCCTCGAGAACGCCCTGGCATGGTCAAGAAGCGTGTGA
- the hisF gene encoding imidazole glycerol phosphate synthase subunit HisF: protein MVKKRVIPCLDVAGGRVVKGVNFVNLRDIGDPVELATRYSELGADELVFLDITATVEGRGPILEVIERSAEELSIPFTVGGGVTGLDDARALLRAGADKVAVNRAAFDDPSILTGLADEFGSQAVVVAIDARAGEVVTHGGRTPRGRDAVDWACEAVDRGAGELMLTSIDADGTRAGYDLALTVAVAAAVDVPVIASGGAGETIHLAQAYDAGAEAALIASIVHERPERLPELKAELREMGWNVRV, encoded by the coding sequence ATGGTCAAGAAGCGTGTGATTCCCTGCCTCGACGTCGCGGGCGGTCGCGTCGTCAAGGGCGTCAACTTCGTGAACCTGCGCGACATCGGCGATCCCGTCGAGCTCGCCACCCGCTACTCCGAGCTGGGCGCCGACGAGCTCGTGTTTCTCGACATCACGGCCACGGTCGAGGGCCGTGGGCCGATCCTCGAGGTGATCGAGCGCTCGGCCGAGGAGCTGTCGATCCCGTTCACCGTCGGCGGCGGCGTCACGGGGCTCGACGATGCACGTGCGCTGCTGCGCGCCGGAGCCGACAAGGTCGCCGTCAACCGCGCGGCGTTCGACGATCCGTCGATTCTCACCGGTCTGGCGGACGAGTTCGGCTCCCAGGCGGTGGTCGTCGCGATCGACGCGCGCGCCGGGGAGGTCGTCACGCATGGAGGCCGTACGCCGCGGGGGCGCGACGCCGTCGACTGGGCCTGCGAGGCGGTCGACCGCGGAGCGGGGGAGCTCATGCTGACGTCGATCGACGCCGACGGCACGCGAGCCGGGTACGACCTCGCGCTCACCGTCGCCGTCGCCGCCGCGGTCGACGTGCCGGTCATCGCCTCCGGCGGCGCGGGTGAGACGATCCACCTGGCGCAGGCGTACGATGCCGGCGCCGAGGCGGCGTTGATCGCGTCGATTGTGCACGAGCGGCCCGAGCGCCTGCCCGAGCTGAAAGCCGAGCTGAGGGAGATGGGATGGAACGTCCGCGTCTGA
- the hisIE gene encoding bifunctional phosphoribosyl-AMP cyclohydrolase/phosphoribosyl-ATP diphosphatase HisIE has protein sequence MPAIVQDASSGRVLMLAYMDEEALRRTRESGEAWFWSRSRQEHWHKGETSGSTLAVEEIRDDCDGDALLLRVRPAGPACHTGAESCFAPWLWRIVAERAAQRPEGSYVVSLLERGAAAAARKVGEEGVEAALAGAAESDERLVEELADLWFHSYVLLAARGLDPDRVERELRRRHERR, from the coding sequence ATGCCCGCGATCGTCCAGGACGCGTCGTCGGGGCGGGTGCTCATGCTCGCCTACATGGACGAGGAGGCGCTGCGGCGCACCCGCGAGAGCGGCGAGGCCTGGTTCTGGAGCCGGTCGCGCCAGGAGCACTGGCACAAGGGCGAGACCTCGGGCTCGACGCTCGCGGTCGAGGAGATCCGGGACGACTGCGACGGCGACGCGCTCCTCCTGCGCGTCCGGCCCGCCGGCCCGGCCTGCCACACGGGCGCCGAGTCGTGCTTCGCGCCCTGGCTCTGGCGTATCGTGGCCGAGCGGGCGGCGCAGCGCCCCGAGGGCTCGTACGTCGTCTCGCTGCTCGAGCGCGGCGCCGCGGCCGCCGCGCGGAAGGTCGGCGAGGAGGGTGTCGAGGCTGCCCTCGCCGGAGCCGCCGAGTCGGACGAACGGCTGGTCGAGGAGCTCGCCGACCTCTGGTTCCACTCCTACGTGCTCCTCGCCGCCCGCGGGCTCGACCCCGATCGGGTCGAGCGGGAGCTGCGCCGGCGCCACGAGCGGCGCTGA
- a CDS encoding class I SAM-dependent methyltransferase, which produces MLPAADLYDLIYGGKEYAREAAQVDAIVRDVTPAARTLLDVGCGTGRHLEHFAARYDVEGLDASADLLEGARRRLPEVPLHLADMRSFDLQRTFDVVTCLFSAIGYTLTVEAMRAAIAAMAAHVADGGLLVVEPWLTPERWRDGHVSLDVAEDDGVKVARACVSSRDGTVSRLVFTYLVASPSGAESFTDVHELGLFPPEPMIDAVIAAGLEPSWDAEGIAGRGLLLGRRA; this is translated from the coding sequence GTGCTGCCCGCCGCCGACCTCTACGACCTCATCTACGGAGGGAAGGAGTACGCGCGCGAGGCGGCGCAGGTGGACGCCATCGTCCGCGACGTCACGCCGGCCGCGCGCACGCTGCTCGACGTCGGGTGTGGCACCGGCCGTCACCTCGAGCACTTCGCAGCGCGCTACGACGTCGAGGGCCTCGACGCGAGCGCGGACCTGCTGGAAGGGGCGCGCCGCCGGCTGCCCGAGGTTCCGCTGCATCTTGCCGACATGCGGTCGTTCGACCTGCAGCGGACCTTCGACGTCGTCACGTGCCTCTTCAGCGCCATCGGCTACACGCTGACGGTCGAGGCGATGCGCGCGGCGATCGCGGCCATGGCCGCGCACGTCGCCGACGGCGGCCTCCTCGTCGTCGAGCCCTGGCTGACGCCCGAGCGCTGGCGTGACGGCCACGTCTCGCTCGACGTCGCCGAGGACGACGGCGTGAAGGTGGCTCGCGCCTGCGTCTCGTCCCGGGACGGCACCGTCTCCCGCCTCGTGTTCACGTACCTCGTCGCCTCCCCCTCCGGCGCGGAGTCGTTCACGGACGTGCACGAGCTGGGGCTCTTCCCACCCGAGCCCATGATCGACGCCGTCATCGCGGCCGGCCTCGAGCCGAGCTGGGACGCGGAGGGCATCGCCGGTCGCGGGCTCCTGCTCGGCCGCCGGGCGTGA